The genomic window ATTTTTATTATATTGTTAAATTATCAGACAGATCCATGCAAGCTGATACCCTGTGGCATGCCTGGAATGAAGATCCTCCTGGTGGATGACAACGCCATGTTCAGGACCCTGGCCACCCGGGTCCTCGAGGAGGCGGGTTTCGAAGTCCGCTCCCTGGATCCGGCGTCCGTCTTCGAGGTCCTGAAACTGGCGCGGGAATTCGCACCCGACCTGGCGATCATCGACTACCACCTGCCTCGCTGCAACGCCGAGACCCTGGCGGTGATCCTCAAGCGGGACGAGACGTTCGGCCGCGTTCGGATCCTCGCCATCTCCACCAGCCGCGACTCCGCCGTGGTGGAGGCGATGGCGGCCTGCGGCGCCGATGCGTTCGTCTTCAAGGGCGCCA from Geothrix sp. 21YS21S-2 includes these protein-coding regions:
- a CDS encoding response regulator gives rise to the protein MKILLVDDNAMFRTLATRVLEEAGFEVRSLDPASVFEVLKLAREFAPDLAIIDYHLPRCNAETLAVILKRDETFGRVRILAISTSRDSAVVEAMAACGADAFVFKGAMAGLVETVREMARTAPGQAG